The Patescibacteria group bacterium sequence AATAAATTTTGAGATTATTTTTCCTGTTGTGATAATCAGCGAATTTAGCATACAAAAGTTTTCTGATTATACCTAGATTTTGCTCATAAATACATTTGTTATTTTACATTTCTCGGAGTATTTTTATCCGTTCTTCTATTGGTGGATGTGTATTAAAAAGTGAAGAAAACCAGTGTGAAATTTCTTTATCTCTAAATGGATTTACTATAAATAAATGTGCAGTAGCATTTGTAGCGTATTTTAGAGGTCTTTTATTAGAAGCAATTTTTTCAAGAGCGTTGGCAAGACCATCTGGATAGCGAGTTAACAGTGCTCCTGAAGCATCTGCTAAAAATTCTCTTTTACGAGATATAGCAAGCTGGAAAAGTGTAGCAATTAATGGAGAAATAAGGGCAAAAATTATTCCTATTAGTACAAATAATGCCGATCCTCCTCGATGACTTTTTTCTCCAGAATTCCAGATATGTCTTGTAAAAATGTCAGCAAGTAGAGCGACAAAACCTACAAGTACAGCAACAACTGTCATAAGTCGAATATCATAGTTTTTAATGTGTGATAATTCGTGTGCAATGACTCCCTCCAGTTCGACTTTGTTGAGTAATTGAAGTAATCCCGAAGTTACTCCTATGGTTGCATGTTGGGGGTCGCGTCCTGTTGCAAAAGCATTAGGTGAGGTATCTTCAATAATATATATTTTAGGCATGGGAATTCCTAAACCAATTGAGAGATTTTCAACAATTCTAAAAAGTTGGGGGTTGTCAGAAAATTGAATTCTTTTTGCTTGAGTTACTCTTAATATTGCTTGATCTGAGAAATAATAGCTAAGGATACTTGATAACAAAGCAAGACAAAATGCTACTCCTGCATAAAAAAATCCAGCATTGGCAAATGCTTTTCCATAGATGAATCCTAAAGTGGAAATAAACAAAATAAATAAAATCATAATTATCCAGGTTTTTCTGACATTACTGGAGATTACAGAATAAATGTTCATAGATCAACTTTTGATAATGATTAAAATGTCACTTTCACAGCCTTTTGTTCTTCTTTTGTGGCAGTAAAGAATTCTTCGGGTTGAAAATTAAATATTTTTGCGATTATTACGTTTGGGAAAAAACCTATTTTTGTATTGTATTCAAGCACATTGGAATTATAAAATTGCCTGGAATAAGCTATTTTATTTTCGGTATCTGTTAACTCGTCTTGTAATTTCCCAAAATTTTCGTTTGCTTTTAGTTCAGGATAATTCTCTGCAACTGCAAAGAGTGACTTTAAGGTATCTGAGAGTAGGTTATTTGCCTCAGCCTTTTCGTGTGTTGTTTTTGCTTGCATCAGGCTTGATCTTGCATGTGTAATATTTTCAAGAAGCTCTTTTTCATGTTTGGCATATCCTTTGACTGTTTCTACAAGATTTGGAATAAGATCAGTTCTCCTTTTAAGTTGTACATCAATATGTGATAAAGCTTCTCTGATGCGCAATTTTGAAGCCAGCAAGCTATTATAGATAAACCATGTATAAAGTAGAATAACTCCCAAAATACCAATGATAATTAAGTATATGTTCAAATTCCCACCCCCTTTCCTAAATATTAATAGTTATTCGTAGGAAACTAATTTATGTGAATTTTCTTTTACTGTTTGAACCATAATTCTACATTATTATACTCTTGTGTATTTATAATGTCATCTTTAGTTAACCATCCTCGACGAGCAACATATACACCATATCTGATCAAATCCATCTGATCTTTTGAATGACTATCTGTATTGATGACAAATTTAACACCTTTCTCTTTACCTATTTTTACAAGGACATCTGGCAAATCAAGACGCAGCGGCCAACTATTAATCTCTAGAGCTTTATTATACTCTTTGCAAAATGCAAATACTTCATCCCATTCCAAGTCATACCCTGCTCGTTGATTAAGCAGTCTTCCTGTTGGATGAGAAAGAATTTTTGCTTTTGGATGACTTAAACCTTTTAATACGCGTTTGGTCATTTCCAATTTACTCATTGAAAATCCGCTATGGATCGAGACAAGCGTTGCATCAAGTAGATTCAAAGATTCATCGCTAATTGCGAGATCTCCATTGGGTAAAATATCAGTTTCGAGCAATGAAAATATTCGAATATTTTTATTATACACTTTAATTTGTTCAATATATTTATTTCTTTTTATAAGAATTTGATAAATTTCTTTTTGCGAATGTTTTGAAATACTTGGATTATGTTCTGAAAACCCAATGTATTGATAATTAAGAGATTTTGCTTTTTCTATCATTTCTTCCATCGAATTCTGTCCCATGTCATGGCTAGGTTCTATTGGATAGCTGGAGTGAATATGAAAGTCTCCTTTGATGTCACTAACTTCTACTAGTTTTGGCAGTGAGTGTTTGCTAGCAAATTCTATCTCTCCTTGATCTTCTCTAATTTCGGGGGGTATCCAATCTAGACCTATAGCGTTATAAAAATCTTTTTCATTAGCAAACTTTATAAGCTTTTCTCCATTAGTTTTTTTCTTAATTCCATACTCTGATAAAGACAAGCCTTTACTAATTGCAAACTCTCTTAAATGAATATTATGTTGCTTACTACCAGTGAAATGTTGTAATAGAGAACCAAAACTTTCAGGAGGCTGAACCATAAGATCAATATGTTTTCCTCCTGATACCAAAATAGAGGCAGTTGCTTCTCCTTTTTCGAGAATGCGTTCTTTATATGGATATTTGACGAAGTAATCTATCACTTTTTGGGGGTAACGTGTAGCAACAGCAATGTCTATATCTCCAATAGTCTCTTTTTTTCTTCTCAAGCTTCCTAGAGGTTGCGCTTCGATAACATCGGGTGATTTCTTAAGATAAGATAAAACTTTCTCTGCAAGCTCAGTCGCATAGGGAAGTACCATTCTCGCAGTTTTACTTGCTCCCATTTTGTAATCTTCAATAGCTTCAATAATATCTTGTTGGGACTTCTCTCCAAATCCTTCAATTTGTGCAATCTTTCCTTCTCTTGCTAGTTTTTCAACATCTTCAATAACTGTATCAGGATTATTTAGATTGAAGTAAGAAACAATTTTATAGGCTTTTTTAGGACCAAATGAAGGAATATTTAAAAGAGGAAATACTGCTTTTGGGATATCCTTCATCAAATTTTCAAAATGCTTTACATGGCCTGTTTTGATTAACTCTTCAAGATGATCTTGGATTGATTTACCTATACCTGGAAGATCAATCGCTTTACCATCTTTTATAAGATCCTGTATTTCTGTTGCGAAATTTTCTACCGCATCAGCAGCTTTTTGATAAGCTATTATCTTAAAACGATATTGAGCATCGTTTTTTATGGCATAAGCTGCAGCAACATTTCTAAGAATGGTAGCAATCTCGGAATTGGTCATGGACTCAGTCTAGCATGATGATTGACTCTTCTGCAATTATTTGTTACCATACCCTCCTAAATGAGGTGATTCAGTGTATGGAAAAACATCTAACTTTAAGCTATAATCGAAACATACTGCTGGATCAATATCTGCCTCATAATAGGGGTGGTAGCTCAGTTGGTTAGAGCGTCTCCCTGTCACGGAGAAGGCCGCGGGTTCGAGTCCCGTCCATCCCGCTTACAGCCATTGAGTTGAAATAAATTTAGTGGTATTATCTCTCCTGCCTTTTAAAAAAATAATATGGCAGCAAAAAGACAGAGAAACACATCACAAAAAGAGCAGAAGTCTAAACGAACGGTATATTCAAAACCACAAAAAGTAACGATATCTAAACAATATACCTCTCAAAATAGTATTTTAGATTATTTTCGATTTGGCGAATCATATACAAGTCTTGTTTTAGGTATTGTAGTCGTCATCGTGACAACAATTTTGGTTATTTCAACTATCAGAGATAGAAATCTACAAAATACCCCTAAAAAAGAGACATCTTCTACTAGCACAAGTAGAGATAAAGAGATAGAAAGTGATCAGTTAAAAGAAAAAGTAACATATAGAGTCAAAACAGGAGATACTCTATGGAGTATTGCTGAGAAAGAATACAATAATGGTTATCAATGGACACTAATTGCTCAAGCAAATAAAGTTCAAAATCCTGATGTAATTGAAGTAGGTGAAGTTCTCGTAATTCCACCTGATAACAATTCTTACACTCAACAAACTACTCAGGAAAATACTATGACTTCACCTTCTTCTGAGCAGACAAAGATATTAAAACAGCCTGAAATAAAAAAATATATTGTAAAACGTGGAGATTATCTTTGGGCAATTGCTGAAAAAGAGTATAACAATGGATACAGGTGGGTGGATATAGCTCGTGCAAACAATCTAGCCAATCCTGATATAATTCACGCTGGAAACGAACTTATTATTCCTGATCCCTAAGATACTTTAACTACAGTTTTCTTCTAAATTTTTCAATTTTGTGATTGAGTTTTTTAGATTTAATGCAGCAATAATTACCCTATTTTAAAAATTTTTTTAATTCATTGTTTTAATAATCATCAGATTAATTTTTATTAAAAAAAGTGATATTTTTCAAGGTATCAAAAACAATACACAATTTGTTTAAATATTAGTTTAAATTTATAATTATTTAAAAAATTTGATAGAATTAATTTGATTTAAGGATATTGTTGATATGGGCGGTGGTAGTTCAGTGGTAGAATGCTTCCTTCCCAAGGAAGAGGTCGCCGGTTCAAATCCGGTCCACCGCTCCAAATAAAATGTAATATATTTTTAAGCTTAAATGTGTACTAATCTAAATATTAGACTTTCAAACTTTTTCTAATTGTGAATTTGAATCTAATAAAAATTTTTTCTTTTAATAGACAATCTCTACTTCTTTAGCTATGAATGAAGGAAAAGAAAACCGTCAATATATTACACAAATTGAGCGTAACAAATTACATGAACCTACCATATCTTCTTGGCGTTTTAGAGTAGCCATGAAGGCAAATGTTGAGTTAATCACTGATAGCGTTGAAGTAAAAGGATGGGAAAATTATTATGCACTGCCTGAGAATATCAATCCAGTAATTGCAACTACTCATCTTACAGATACCGATGTGCAAATAACAGCACTTGCTTTTTCTCAAGTAGCCGATATAGCTGTAGCAAGTATGAAGACAAATCAACAAGATAAGTTTATAGGCAAATTAATATCCTTAGCAGGACGAGAAAACTTTTATGATATCTCAAATAAATTTGCAAACAAAAAAGCCAACTTTAAGTTAGATGCTATGAATTTTTTAGCGATGGCTCGTGCTGTTTGTGAAAAGGGCAAGACGATGGTTATTCCATCACACAGTCCTCATTATATTGGATATGGTAATCGAGTTCTTCCTGATAATCCTGGTCTTGCAGCTGTTATTGTAGCCAATCTGACAGATAGAGTTGTTTTACCAGTAGCGGTTGATTTTCAGACAGATGATAGAGTGGGTATGGCAGATAATCTTTTAGATAATGTAATTAAAAAAGCTAGAGAAAAATCTAAGTCAACTGTATTCACAGCATAATCTCTTGTTCTTGATAAAGATAAAAGTAAGTCTGCAAGCTTTGCTTACTGGCTAAACTGGAGCAAAATAAGATAACGACGACATACATCAATATTTAACTTTGATCTTATTACTGGACCTGTGAGCTTGATAGAAATCTTATGTCAAACAGTATGATAAAGAATCTATTGTGATTGTCATCTGAGCATTGCTCCTAAATATTATTTCTAACCCTCTTTGCTCATCCTATTATTACAAGATGCACCTTAAATAATTCTCAAATACAATAGATGCAACTTATACTTTTTGAGGAGATGTTGTGGGGTTATTTTTTTGCTGAATCGTTTTAATGATTTCATTCCATTTTTCATAATGACGATAAATCCAGAAATGAAAACCGTGTTTTGTTGGATAATGAGTTGATCTACCTTCATCAATAGCTATTAATCTCTTGCCTTCTTCTTTAATTGCTTTACGTTCTCGAACCTTATCAAAAACTGTTTTTAACCGTGTAAATCCAGTTGTAAGCGGATCTTTCATTGACTCTCGAATATGTAGTCTGTTATTATCTACGTCAAGTGGTGTTCCGTGAAGCAAGTGAAGTCCTTCTGAGGCTACTGCAGCAATTTTCATAATCTTTTGTTCACGGCTATCTGATGGAAGTTGCATTTTGCTGCGAAGTGTATTCTTAAAGGCAGATGACTCTTTCATAACTCGTTTAGCAACGTTTGTTTTAATGGATGTAACTACAAATTCTCCAACTAATCCAGCTAGTAGTTGAGCGCTTTTAATTTTACCTGAAACTCCTTTAGGATTGTGTACGCCAGCAGGGTTATCAAGTAATATCTGCGTATGTTTTTTTAAATCTTGTGGTAATCTACTGATAGTTCTATCCGCTAGTATTGTTCCTCGGGAAACTCCATGAAGTGTCACTGCTATCTCATCGAGAGACGAAGCTTGTTCTGCAGCAATTTTTTGTACAAATTCTGAAAACAGTTGTCCATAGGCATCAAATCCTTTTTGATCAAGTACATTCAACCACTCCTTTGTCAGATGTCCTCCAAATCCACTTGGCGTACTAAGAAGTATAAGCTTTACATTAGGAACTTCTTCTCCATTTCTTAAGGGATTAGCTACTCGAGGGAGTGCTCTTATGAAATCATTGATTGCTATGTCAATGCCTGAGAGCGCTTCATCTGGTTGAGTGAAAGCAGGAAAAATAAAGGTGAGATCGTGTTTTGGACGGTTATGTCTTGATAAAGATTTTTCAGTTTGATTTTGAGGAGATAAGTCCATGTTGTTGTTATTTGATGTATTGACAATTTTATGGATGAGTTCAGGAGTTATATCAAACGTTGTATATCCGAAACGGACGTCAGGGAAGGCCTGTGAAGAAAAGATTTGAAAATTATCTACTGCCTGGCGATCAATTGTGTTAATGATTAAATCCATTACTTGTTTCTGTTCTGGGAACATAGCGACGAATTCATCACGAACTGCTTCACTGTATGGATGATGTATAATCTTTGAGTGATAGTCTTTTTCGATTGGAGTAACAGATACTTCGCTTTCCATTTGTTTCTAATTATAGAATAAAAAGCAATTACAAGCAATCATTATAAAAATTATTTTTTGTGTCAATAAGAGTTATAGTAATTTTTTCAGAAATAATTATAGAGTCGACAACACATAGATAATAAACATTTTCTTTACTATAATCGTATTTAACTTCAATAATTACTAGTATAGACTGGCTTTGAAGTGCTAAGCTTCGTTTAACTTAGCATGTTGAATTAACAGCCTTAGGAGAAGGAGATGACAGTGATTACTTGACTATCCAAAGTTGTTAAGCTATTTTACCGCCATGTAAAACTTTGACAGTTATTTTGATATGCTTCTTCTCAGTTTTCACAGTATGATGTTTGAAGATTTTAAAGTGTATTTGTATCTGTTTCGGTAGAGGGCGTTTCTAATAGGTAATAGTATATATTTTGCGATTTTAGACCTTTTTGCTTCGTATTCCTGTAAGACTACATACGCAATGATTCTTAGAATGACAAGCGATAGTTTCGTTGGATTGCTCACTTATTTGGGTTATTCATCAATTTATTCTTACTTATGGTTAGGATAAGGAACTAAAAAGTCAGTTTGGGGGAGGATGTAAATAAAGTGAAGATTATTCAAAACTTTAGCGACGTATTTAATATGACACTAATAATTGTCACAACATTCTCGTTTTTTCTTCGTTGCTGAAAAAGTTGTGACAGAAAAAATAATCGGCACACTATTTTGTATTTTGATATATGTGTTTCCTCTCAGTTATACGTGTTCTTTATCAATTTAGAAAATATTCTTAACGCAAAGACGATAAATTAATTATAAAAAGTATTCTTTGAGCTCTACTTTGGAGGATACCATTTTTTTCAAAATTCGTCACTTGACGAGAATTTTGTGAATTTGTTAATATAAATCGTGCCCCGTAGTAAAGTTGTCCCTAACAAAATGAAATATATTTTTGTTTCTGGAGGAGTAATCTCTGGAATTGGAAAGGGATTAACCTCATCGTCTATAGCTCTTCTACTAAAATCTGCAGGATATAAAGTAGCCCCTATAAAATTTGAGAATTACCTTAATATCGATGCTGGAACAATTAATCCTATAGAACATGGTGATCCCTTTCTTTGCGAGGATGGTACTGAGACAGATATGGATATTGGATCCTACGAGAAATTTCTTGATGAAGATATGGGGAAAGATAACTTTGTTACCATGGGAAGAATCTATCAAACTGTTATTGAGAAGGAGCGACGGTTTGAATATAATGGAGAAGATGTTGAAGCTATTCCTCATATAACAGATGAGATTATTTCAAGAATACAAAATCTAGGAAAGAAGAAAAAAGCAGATATTGTTCTCATCGAATTAGGAGGTACTGCGGGAGAGTATCAAAACATTCTTTATTATGAAGCATCACGTATCTTAACTCTTAAAAATCCTGGTGATGTTATTCATATTCATGTTAGTTATGTTCCAACACCTCCTCATTTAGGAGAGCCTAAAACAAAACCTACACAATTATCAGTTAGAACTCTCAACTCAATGGGAATTCAGCCTGATTTTATCATTGCCAGATCTGAGAAATATTTAGACAAAAGAAGAAGAGATAGATTCGCTCTATTTTGCAACATGCATCCTGAAGATATTATCTCCAATCCTGACTTACCGACTATTTACGATATACCCCTTATGCTTCACAAACAAGATCTCGATAAGAAAATACTTCAAAAACTTGGTCTTCCTGCCAAAAAACCAAAACTGAAGCAATGGGAAGCATTAGTAGAGAGGGTAAAAGCTCCAAAGAAAAAATCAGTTGAAATTGCAATTGTTGGCAAGTATTTTGCAGCTGGAGATTATCAACTTAAAGATTCTTATGCAGCACTTTTTGATGCTCTAGATCATGCCGGAATACATGAAGATGTGACAGTTAAGACGCGTTGGGTTGATGCTGAAAAAGTAACTGAAGATACATTAGAAAGCACAATTGGACTTCCAGATGGGATTATTGTACCAATCGGTTGGGGTGAAAGAGGAGCAGAAGGTATGATAACAGCAGCTAACTATGCTCGAGTAGCCAAAATTCCATATCTTGGATTATGTTATGGAATGCAGTTGGCTGTTGTTGCATTTGCTCGGAATGTATTAAAACTACATGGTGCAAATACAGAAGAAAATGATCCTAAAGCTCAGCATAAAGTAATACATTTTATTCCCACACAAAAAGAGCTTGTTGAAAAACGAGCCTATGGTGGAACTATGAGACTTGGTGGATGGGAAGCAATTGTAAAAAAGGGTACGCTAGCATATGAACTCTATGACAGATATAATGGTTTTATCAACAAAGCAAAAGGACTTACGAGTGAAAGACATCGCCACCGTTACGAATTTAATAATAAATACGCAAAGGAGTTTGAGAAAAATGGCTTTATCATAAGCGCACGTTCTGTTAGTGAAAATCTTGTTGAAATTGTTGAACTTTCTCGCAATATACATCCCTTTTATCTAGGCACTCAAGGACATCCTGAATATAAGAGTCGTCCTCTGCGTCCACATCCTATTTTTTTGGGATTTATACAAGCAACAGTTGCTCAAAGCTTGCAAGGAAAATAACATTAGGATAGACAAGAAATCTTCAAGATTGAAGCATTTATAGTT is a genomic window containing:
- the htpX gene encoding protease HtpX, giving the protein MNIYSVISSNVRKTWIIMILFILFISTLGFIYGKAFANAGFFYAGVAFCLALLSSILSYYFSDQAILRVTQAKRIQFSDNPQLFRIVENLSIGLGIPMPKIYIIEDTSPNAFATGRDPQHATIGVTSGLLQLLNKVELEGVIAHELSHIKNYDIRLMTVVAVLVGFVALLADIFTRHIWNSGEKSHRGGSALFVLIGIIFALISPLIATLFQLAISRKREFLADASGALLTRYPDGLANALEKIASNKRPLKYATNATAHLFIVNPFRDKEISHWFSSLFNTHPPIEERIKILREM
- a CDS encoding LemA family protein gives rise to the protein MNIYLIIIGILGVILLYTWFIYNSLLASKLRIREALSHIDVQLKRRTDLIPNLVETVKGYAKHEKELLENITHARSSLMQAKTTHEKAEANNLLSDTLKSLFAVAENYPELKANENFGKLQDELTDTENKIAYSRQFYNSNVLEYNTKIGFFPNVIIAKIFNFQPEEFFTATKEEQKAVKVTF
- a CDS encoding DNA polymerase/3'-5' exonuclease PolX — protein: MTNSEIATILRNVAAAYAIKNDAQYRFKIIAYQKAADAVENFATEIQDLIKDGKAIDLPGIGKSIQDHLEELIKTGHVKHFENLMKDIPKAVFPLLNIPSFGPKKAYKIVSYFNLNNPDTVIEDVEKLAREGKIAQIEGFGEKSQQDIIEAIEDYKMGASKTARMVLPYATELAEKVLSYLKKSPDVIEAQPLGSLRRKKETIGDIDIAVATRYPQKVIDYFVKYPYKERILEKGEATASILVSGGKHIDLMVQPPESFGSLLQHFTGSKQHNIHLREFAISKGLSLSEYGIKKKTNGEKLIKFANEKDFYNAIGLDWIPPEIREDQGEIEFASKHSLPKLVEVSDIKGDFHIHSSYPIEPSHDMGQNSMEEMIEKAKSLNYQYIGFSEHNPSISKHSQKEIYQILIKRNKYIEQIKVYNKNIRIFSLLETDILPNGDLAISDESLNLLDATLVSIHSGFSMSKLEMTKRVLKGLSHPKAKILSHPTGRLLNQRAGYDLEWDEVFAFCKEYNKALEINSWPLRLDLPDVLVKIGKEKGVKFVINTDSHSKDQMDLIRYGVYVARRGWLTKDDIINTQEYNNVELWFKQ
- the pyrG gene encoding CTP synthetase, translated to MPRSKVVPNKMKYIFVSGGVISGIGKGLTSSSIALLLKSAGYKVAPIKFENYLNIDAGTINPIEHGDPFLCEDGTETDMDIGSYEKFLDEDMGKDNFVTMGRIYQTVIEKERRFEYNGEDVEAIPHITDEIISRIQNLGKKKKADIVLIELGGTAGEYQNILYYEASRILTLKNPGDVIHIHVSYVPTPPHLGEPKTKPTQLSVRTLNSMGIQPDFIIARSEKYLDKRRRDRFALFCNMHPEDIISNPDLPTIYDIPLMLHKQDLDKKILQKLGLPAKKPKLKQWEALVERVKAPKKKSVEIAIVGKYFAAGDYQLKDSYAALFDALDHAGIHEDVTVKTRWVDAEKVTEDTLESTIGLPDGIIVPIGWGERGAEGMITAANYARVAKIPYLGLCYGMQLAVVAFARNVLKLHGANTEENDPKAQHKVIHFIPTQKELVEKRAYGGTMRLGGWEAIVKKGTLAYELYDRYNGFINKAKGLTSERHRHRYEFNNKYAKEFEKNGFIISARSVSENLVEIVELSRNIHPFYLGTQGHPEYKSRPLRPHPIFLGFIQATVAQSLQGK